AATTACTAGTCCTTCCTTTCCATATCGTTGCACGTAGAACTTTCCAGCACGAAAATTAGCGCAAGTTTCATTACAGAGAGAGGCATTCATGACTAAAAACTGAAGGCATCCACGATCTCCCTTAAGTTTTGCTAAAgaacatctagatgtgctctaagtattGCTTATCTAAGTCCTATGTCATTGATTTTATGCTAAGATTCGTGGAAGCCTTTTTTGtccttttttcttctctttctagACACACCCATCTCCCTTCGGTAAAATAGGGATAGTTCGTTATGGCTGTAACTAAACGAGATCAAAAAGGAAGTGCGCCGTAAACAATGGGATTGCATGCAGacttgggaaggagggagtatacAGAATACAAGGATCTCGATCGTTACCGGAGGATTCTCTCGATGGCGACCGGCTCCATTGCCGTTCGCTTTCATCTTTTGCTTTGCCGGCTTCTCCGACGTGCCCTTCTCTTTCGTCGGCTTCTCTGACGTGCCCTTCTCTTTCATCTCAGGATTCGCTGACGCAGGCTTCAAAGATGATGGCTCTGTCGGCTTCACCGACCTGGGAGCTACTTTGGGCAGCGTGGGGTGGTAATTCGGTGTAGTCATGGAAGGCTAGGTATGGGAGGCGTGGGGTGGAAGTATGCGATCTATGCCGTGAAAAGCTTCGTATTTGTAGGGGATTCTCTAACAACCGATCACAAGGAAATATTGGGAATTTGGGATCTCACGAAGAGGTAGTTTTAGATCACGTAATGTTTATTTATAGGGGATTCTCTAACAACTGACCACAAGGAAATATTGGGAATTTGGGATCTCACGAAGAGGTAGTTTTAGATCATGTAATGTTTTTTAGCTAGTTTTTTTATTTTGAGAAATTTTTAGCAAGTTTAGATCAGTAATCTCAACCGTGAAGCGTTTGGGCTTCTTTTGCTTTCTTATACGGGCCTATTATAATGGGATGATCCCATTTTAAATGTGAACATGAGAAAGGAAGCTAGGACTCCAACAGCCGCGACGAGCCCCGTCCCAATTATTTAGGACGGGCATGCGCGAGGGCGCTTCGTCCTCACTGCCACGACTCTCCAAAAATGGTTCCTCTGCCTCTGTGTCCTCTCGATTCGCTCTTCCTCTGCGTCGCCCACTCTCCCAACAATCTACCTTCTGGAACGGTGAGTTCTCCTTCCTGTCAATTATGTTAGTAGTTCTCCAGTAGCAGCACATACGATGGCCTTCTTCTTGTCAATTTCTTGTTCTCCTGCTTCTTTATTTTGTGCGCACAGGTTCATCTGCCTGCAAAATGTAGTCCGTTGCCTTATGAGAATTTTGCACACAGGTTCGTCTGCATGCAACATCTAGTCCGTTGTCTTGTCAATTTCTTGTTTTTCTCTTGCTTCTTTAGTTTGTACACACAGTTTCATCTGCATGGCCGATGAACAATTCATAGATACATGTTTATTCTTGATTGTTGATGCAGTTGTTTAGATAAATATTTGAAGAGCGTAAATTTTGATTGTTAATTcgcatatactccctctgcaaggAAATATAACCACTTTTGGTCCACTACTTTAGtgatttctttacagagggagtacttgttTAGTTTAAATTGTTCATGCACTTGTTTACATAAACTTTCAATAGCGCCAGAATTACTATACTATCTGCCGTCATATTCATCTCGGCTTATTGTTATCATGTTATTGTCATGCTTCATGTCTTATACTGGTTTCATCAATTACAGTCCTTCGGCATGGCGTTCGAGAAAGATTATGCTGCTAGGGCAGATGGAAATACCGAAATTTTTGTGAAGTACACAAACAAGGCTAGCTGTGTTGAGTACCGCATTGGCAGATTCAAATACTGGCTGCGGAACGACGACCAGAAGATAGTTGCACTGGATGTGGAGTACACCTGGCCTCGTGGTCCAACACATATGGCTGCCGTGGTCCAGTTATGCGTTGGCATCTACGTCCTCGTGTACCACATAAGCGTTGTTGATGAGCACTGTGGCCTGCTTGCCGCCTTCCTGCTCGACGAGGACTACACCATTGTTGGGGTGGACATCAACAATGACGAGAaaaaactcaagcttgttggtcTGGTGGTACAAAACTTTGTGGATATCCAGAATATGTGGAGAGTTCCTGATCCAGTGACGATTAAGCCAAAGTATGGCTTGGCTGACTACGCTGGTTCCATCATCCACCACAGCTTCAACAAGATGAAGGATGCTATCACAGAAGATGACCACCATATATGGGCAGAAGCACCCTTGCCCTTGAAGAACATCTACTATGCTTCCATGGATGCGTATGCCACCTACGATGTATACAAGCGCTTGGCGAACTTCCAAAAGGGGTTTGAGAGTCAGCGCCAGCATCTCGCCAAACCATCTAGGCGGTCAAAGAAGTCCGGAAGCAAGAATGAATCAACCTAAAATGTTTCTTCTATTTATATAGCTGGTAGTCTGTAAACTTTATTATACTACTAGTAAGTCGTAAGTTCAAATTTCCTGCAAGTTGAATCATCCTTTATTCTAGCTGTCTTGCCTAATTTGATCCACGTTCACGAGATATTAATACTTAAGATGTTTATTTTGTTTCGGTTTCGCTAGCTATGATACAAAATGCGATAGCCATTTTTACCAAAAGATTatttcagatttataatgaaTACTGTTCTCAACTGGGTTTGAATAGAgaaattttattttttaattgcATAGAGGAAGTTAATTTTTTTAATCAAAAGAAGGGTCGCCCCCTCTGATTTTCCATTAACAGAAACCACATGGTCTTTCAAGCCCCTGATACAAACTACAGCTAGAAACTAAAGTAATCAACTAGCAGCACAAATCATACATGGTAGCAAGCCCAGCCAGACTTAACACGAAGGTCCAAAAATTAAAACTACGGCAGAGGACAGAAAATATAGCTGAGAGATGTGCAGGCGACACCGCAGTACCCTGTGACTCCACACTTGCGATGAACTGTACAATTCACCTGCTACATGCTCTAGCCTGCGCATATAGACCATCAGCACCTCTTTGCTCCCAACATCAGCACCGCTTTGCTGCCAACATCAGCACCTCTTTGTTTACCACCTTCATCTGCAATATAGACCATCCCATGATCCACAAGCAAATTAGCTAAACAAGAATCATAAGATCACTATACCATTTATTTTGTAATCTACCATTTATTTTGTAATCTCACATTATTCCTATTCCTGCATTACCAAAGAGTCAAGAACACAACTGATGCCCTTCCCGCATCTCCTACGCAAACACTCATAGGTAGTTCTACCATCTTAACTCCATGATTTAAAATATTAATAAAACCCCCTTAACGATTCCATTTGCATTACCATCGTTCATGATTATAGCCAGGGAAACAGCAGCCAATAAAGCAACCACCTGTGTAAGCCCTATTTTGAGTCCCGAATAGGGCCGAATCCTAGCATTTACTCTAACTGCAACATGTCCTCCTCTCATAGTCATCATCACCCAAGACATAATGAAGACGTAACCCCATAGATGCATAACTACTATCAACATAGTTTTCGCAGTATACCTAGTGTAAAGGACACTCTTGCATTGTCGTGCTACATTTGTGGCTCCTCGGTCAGCATGTTCATAACCACCTCGATCTGAAGATCTTCATGGGTGGTGGTCTTGAAACCGAAAAGAACGGCTTTATGAACCTTGAGCTCTTCACTGTCAACAAAATCACTCCATCCCTTGCCGAAGATGATGCGGCCATCATCACACTTATGGTACTTCACCGGCATGAAACTGTCCTTGCACAACCGAATGCCAGCAAGCCCATCTCCCGGTATCTCCCCATCT
This sequence is a window from Aegilops tauschii subsp. strangulata cultivar AL8/78 chromosome 7, Aet v6.0, whole genome shotgun sequence. Protein-coding genes within it:
- the LOC141027547 gene encoding uncharacterized protein: MAFEKDYAARADGNTEIFVKYTNKASCVEYRIGRFKYWLRNDDQKIVALDVEYTWPRGPTHMAAVVQLCVGIYVLVYHISVVDEHCGLLAAFLLDEDYTIVGVDINNDEKKLKLVGLVVQNFVDIQNMWRVPDPVTIKPKYGLADYAGSIIHHSFNKMKDAITEDDHHIWAEAPLPLKNIYYASMDAYATYDVYKRLANFQKGFESQRQHLAKPSRRSKKSGSKNEST